One genomic segment of Longimicrobium sp. includes these proteins:
- a CDS encoding glucoamylase family protein: protein MTMRGAIGRWMGVLATVLLAACANGAASTSPGPRGGDEAFLDTLQQRTFGFFWELQNPTTHLVPDRWPTKSFSSVAAVGFGLAGYPVGVERGYVTRAQAAERTLATLRFFWTAPQGPAAAGMTGHKGFFYHFLDMDTGRRFERVELSTIDTALLLGGILVCREYFDGGDGTEREIRALADSIYRRVDWQWATVRAPLVSMGWTPEEGFHTYDWRGMNEAMLLYVLALGSPTHPVSPDAWPAWASTYQWGEYYGQAHVGFAPLFGHQYSQLFIDFRGIHDAYMRGKGIDYFENARRATLAQRAYAAANPNAWAGYSAEVWGLTASDGPVDGTFQVGGRSRHFFTYSARGADFTEVRDDGTIAPTAAGGSIPFAPEIAIPALREMRRRYGDHLFRQYGFVDAFNPTLTDGNFRVQMGKIVPGVGWFDDDYLGIDQGPILLMAENHRSGLIWRMMRKSPYIAAGLRRAGFTGGWLDAVPR, encoded by the coding sequence ATGACGATGCGCGGTGCGATCGGCCGATGGATGGGCGTCCTCGCGACGGTGCTCCTGGCCGCGTGCGCGAACGGGGCGGCGTCGACTTCGCCGGGGCCGCGCGGCGGGGACGAGGCGTTCCTGGACACGCTGCAGCAGCGCACCTTCGGCTTCTTCTGGGAGCTGCAGAATCCCACCACGCACCTGGTCCCCGACCGCTGGCCCACCAAGTCGTTCTCCAGCGTCGCGGCGGTCGGGTTCGGGCTGGCCGGCTATCCCGTCGGCGTGGAGCGCGGCTACGTCACCCGCGCGCAGGCGGCGGAGCGGACGCTCGCCACGCTGCGCTTCTTCTGGACGGCGCCGCAGGGGCCCGCGGCCGCGGGGATGACCGGCCACAAGGGCTTCTTCTATCACTTCCTGGACATGGACACGGGGCGCCGCTTCGAGCGCGTGGAGCTGTCCACCATCGACACGGCGCTGCTGCTGGGCGGAATCCTGGTCTGCCGCGAGTACTTCGACGGCGGCGACGGCACCGAGCGCGAGATCCGCGCGCTGGCGGATTCCATCTACCGGCGCGTGGACTGGCAGTGGGCCACCGTGCGCGCGCCGCTCGTCTCCATGGGGTGGACGCCCGAGGAGGGCTTCCACACCTACGACTGGCGGGGGATGAACGAGGCGATGCTCCTCTACGTCCTCGCCCTCGGCTCGCCCACGCACCCCGTCTCCCCCGACGCGTGGCCGGCGTGGGCGTCCACCTACCAGTGGGGCGAGTACTACGGCCAAGCGCACGTGGGCTTCGCGCCGCTGTTCGGGCACCAGTACTCGCAGCTGTTCATCGACTTCCGCGGCATCCACGACGCGTACATGCGCGGGAAGGGGATCGACTACTTCGAGAACGCGCGCCGGGCCACGCTGGCGCAGCGCGCGTACGCCGCGGCGAATCCCAATGCGTGGGCCGGCTACTCGGCGGAGGTGTGGGGATTGACGGCCAGCGACGGGCCGGTGGACGGCACCTTCCAGGTCGGGGGACGCAGCCGGCACTTCTTCACCTACTCGGCGCGCGGCGCGGACTTCACCGAGGTGCGCGACGACGGGACCATCGCCCCGACTGCGGCCGGCGGCTCCATCCCCTTCGCCCCCGAGATCGCCATCCCCGCGCTGCGCGAGATGCGGCGGCGCTACGGCGACCACCTCTTCCGCCAGTACGGCTTCGTCGACGCCTTCAATCCCACGCTCACGGACGGGAATTTCCGCGTGCAGATGGGGAAGATCGTCCCCGGCGTGGGGTGGTTCGACGACGACTACCTGGGGATCGACCAGGGGCCGATCCTGCTCATGGCCGAGAACCACCGCAGCGGGCTGATCTGGAGGATGATGCGGAAGAGCCCGTACATCGCCGCCGGGCTGCGCCGCGCCGGCTTCACCGGCGGATGGCTGGACGCCGTCCCGCGGTGA
- a CDS encoding sugar ABC transporter permease — protein MSPLPGGASDIDAVAEAPAAYAAVSPPPRRWFGRPSLESANAAGWLFLAPALVLIGVFFFLPVAASLLLSLTDFDIYAVGDPSYARFVGLRNYSRLIGSPEFWQALKNTFIFALAGGPLTVAASLAAALLVNARLARFRGFFRTIYFIPFVTTLVAVSVVWRYLYHPQYGLINYLLAKVGIHGPDWLGDPRWALPAIILMSVWKNFGYNMLIFVAGLQAIPADLYEAAQLDGAGPLLRFRHVTLPMLGPTMLFVGLVTMIGYFQLFAEPYVMTQGGPLGATTSVVLLMYEEGFRWWRMGYAAALAFVLFIVMLLWTAIQFRLQRRGAVA, from the coding sequence ATGAGCCCGCTCCCCGGCGGGGCGTCGGACATCGACGCGGTGGCCGAGGCGCCGGCCGCGTACGCGGCGGTGTCTCCCCCGCCCCGCCGCTGGTTCGGGCGGCCGAGCCTGGAATCGGCGAACGCGGCGGGATGGCTGTTCCTGGCGCCCGCGCTGGTCCTCATCGGCGTCTTCTTCTTCCTCCCCGTCGCCGCCTCGCTGCTGCTGAGCCTGACGGACTTCGACATCTACGCCGTCGGCGACCCGTCGTACGCGCGCTTCGTGGGGCTGCGCAACTACAGCCGCCTGATCGGCTCGCCCGAGTTCTGGCAGGCGCTGAAGAACACCTTCATCTTCGCGCTGGCCGGCGGGCCGCTCACCGTGGCGGCATCCCTCGCCGCCGCGCTGCTGGTGAACGCGCGGCTGGCGCGCTTCCGCGGCTTCTTCCGCACCATCTACTTCATCCCCTTCGTCACCACCCTCGTCGCCGTCTCCGTCGTCTGGCGCTACCTCTACCATCCGCAATACGGGCTGATCAACTACCTGCTGGCGAAGGTCGGCATCCATGGGCCGGACTGGCTGGGCGACCCGCGCTGGGCGCTGCCGGCCATCATCCTGATGTCGGTGTGGAAGAACTTCGGCTACAACATGCTGATCTTCGTGGCCGGGCTGCAGGCGATCCCCGCGGACCTGTACGAGGCGGCGCAGCTGGACGGCGCCGGCCCGCTGCTGCGCTTCCGCCACGTGACGCTGCCGATGCTGGGGCCGACGATGCTGTTCGTCGGCCTGGTGACGATGATCGGCTACTTCCAGCTCTTCGCCGAGCCGTACGTGATGACGCAGGGCGGCCCGCTCGGCGCGACGACGAGCGTGGTGCTGCTGATGTACGAGGAGGGGTTCCGCTGGTGGCGGATGGGCTACGCCGCCGCGCTGGCCTTCGTGCTGTTCATCGTGATGCTGCTGTGGACGGCCATCCAGTTCCGGCTGCAGCGTCGGGGGGCGGTGGCGTGA
- a CDS encoding sugar ABC transporter substrate-binding protein codes for MLLLTALGGALSCASRDDGRVTLRFWALGAEGEKVQALVADFERENPGIRVEVQQIPWTAAHEKLLTAHVGNSTPDVAQLGNTWVPEFAALKALAPLDAPVAASPRTPRASYFPGIWDTNVVAGRTYGIPWYVDTRVLFYRTDILKAAGYDSVPSTWAGWTEAMRRIKLRMGPRQYPALLPTNEWTYPVAFGLQAGSPLLREDGRYGDFRDPRFRHAFEFYIGLFRQNLAPSVANTQISNLYQEFERGNIAMYITGPWNIGEFSRRLPPEMQDKWATAPLPGPDGPGVSLAGGASLVMFRASKHPREAWALIEFLSRPGQQLRFYHLTGDLPARREAWADTSLADNRHARAFRIQLERVVATPKVPEWEQIATKVADYSEAVVRNALTVDRALAQLDGDVDGLLEKRRWMLSRERTAFAAPAPEGALSLALRAGPSPKTDWGRDGGSLRSRLLRARWPMPVASTEASPAREPVVREGRLRVVVAANSFAPLTSAASPFAGRRDAFAGAPR; via the coding sequence ATGCTGTTGTTGACGGCGCTCGGGGGCGCGCTGTCGTGCGCGTCGAGGGACGACGGGCGCGTCACGCTGCGCTTCTGGGCGCTCGGTGCGGAGGGGGAGAAGGTGCAGGCGCTGGTGGCCGACTTCGAGCGCGAGAACCCCGGGATCCGCGTGGAGGTGCAGCAGATCCCGTGGACGGCCGCGCACGAGAAGCTGCTGACCGCGCACGTGGGAAACAGCACGCCCGACGTGGCCCAGCTCGGCAACACCTGGGTGCCCGAGTTCGCGGCGCTGAAGGCATTGGCGCCGCTGGACGCGCCCGTGGCCGCGTCGCCGCGGACGCCGCGCGCGTCGTACTTCCCCGGGATCTGGGACACGAACGTGGTCGCCGGGCGCACGTACGGCATCCCCTGGTACGTGGACACGCGCGTCCTCTTCTACCGCACCGACATCCTAAAGGCCGCGGGATACGACTCCGTTCCTTCAACCTGGGCGGGATGGACCGAGGCGATGCGGCGGATCAAGCTGCGGATGGGGCCGCGGCAATATCCCGCCCTCCTACCGACCAACGAGTGGACGTACCCCGTGGCGTTCGGGCTGCAGGCCGGCTCGCCGCTGCTGCGGGAGGACGGGAGATACGGGGATTTCCGCGATCCGCGCTTCCGCCACGCGTTCGAGTTCTACATCGGGCTCTTCCGACAGAACCTGGCCCCGAGCGTGGCGAACACGCAGATCTCCAACCTCTACCAGGAGTTCGAGCGCGGGAACATCGCCATGTACATCACCGGCCCGTGGAACATCGGCGAGTTCAGCCGCCGCCTGCCGCCGGAGATGCAGGACAAGTGGGCCACGGCGCCGCTCCCCGGCCCCGACGGCCCCGGCGTGTCCCTGGCCGGCGGCGCCAGCCTGGTGATGTTCCGCGCCTCGAAGCACCCGCGCGAGGCGTGGGCGCTGATCGAGTTCCTGTCGCGCCCCGGGCAGCAGCTCCGCTTCTACCACCTCACCGGCGACCTGCCTGCGAGGCGCGAGGCGTGGGCCGACACGTCGCTGGCCGACAACCGCCACGCGCGTGCCTTCCGCATCCAGCTCGAGCGTGTCGTCGCGACGCCCAAGGTGCCCGAGTGGGAGCAGATCGCCACGAAGGTGGCCGACTACAGCGAGGCCGTGGTCCGCAACGCGCTGACCGTCGACCGCGCGCTGGCCCAGCTCGACGGCGACGTGGACGGCCTGCTGGAGAAGCGGCGGTGGATGCTGTCGCGGGAGAGGACGGCGTTCGCGGCGCCCGCGCCGGAGGGGGCCCTCTCCCTGGCGCTTCGCGCCGGTCCCTCCCCCAAAACCGACTGGGGGAGGGACGGGGGCTCGCTTCGCTCGCGGCTGCTTCGCGCGCGATGGCCAATGCCGGTCGCGAGCACAGAAGCCTCGCCGGCACGTGAGCCTGTAGTCCGCGAAGGCAGACTTCGTGTGGTTGTTGCAGCGAATTCATTCGCCCCACTCACCTCCGCCGCAAGTCCGTTCGCGGGACGGCGGGATGCCTTCGCCGGAGCGCCGCGATGA
- a CDS encoding LacI family DNA-binding transcriptional regulator, translating to MVRPSLSTSAGSGSARVTIKDVARAAGVSVATVSRVLNASGPVADDTRERIHRIAQELRFIPNGAARSLSTRRTGTLGVLLPDLYGEFFSEVIRGLDQAAQGSGFHLLLSSSHNDRDDIEAALRAMRGRVDGLVVMSPHIDAGVLTANLHDSVPAVLLNSPIESGDFDTLRVDNFGGAREMVAHLAGHGHRRIAIVCGPERNFDAAERLRGFRAALADAGIAAEGALEVPGDFTEEAGYRAAEALLAADPRPTAVFAANDSMAIGLISALREAGVSVPADIAVAGFDDIPIARYLTPPLSSVRVSPNELGARAMEQLVRAVGGENRHARIHETIPTALALRGSCGCNGASRDARSLPP from the coding sequence GTGGTCCGACCGTCCCTCTCCACGTCGGCTGGCAGCGGTTCCGCGCGCGTCACCATCAAGGACGTGGCGCGGGCGGCGGGCGTTTCCGTGGCCACCGTCTCGCGCGTGCTCAACGCCAGCGGACCGGTGGCCGACGACACGCGCGAGCGCATCCACCGCATCGCGCAGGAGCTGCGCTTCATCCCCAACGGCGCGGCGCGCTCGCTCAGCACCCGGCGCACGGGCACGCTGGGTGTGCTTCTCCCCGACCTCTACGGCGAGTTCTTCAGCGAGGTGATCCGCGGCCTGGACCAGGCGGCCCAGGGAAGCGGCTTCCATCTCCTCCTTTCCAGCAGCCACAACGACCGCGACGACATCGAGGCCGCGCTGCGCGCCATGCGCGGGCGCGTGGACGGCCTGGTGGTGATGTCGCCGCACATCGACGCCGGCGTGCTCACGGCGAATCTCCACGACAGCGTCCCCGCCGTGCTGCTCAACTCGCCCATCGAGTCGGGCGACTTCGACACGCTGCGGGTGGACAACTTCGGCGGCGCGCGGGAGATGGTCGCCCATCTGGCCGGCCACGGCCACCGGCGCATCGCGATCGTCTGCGGGCCGGAGCGCAACTTCGACGCGGCCGAGCGGCTGCGCGGCTTCCGCGCCGCGCTGGCCGACGCGGGGATCGCCGCCGAGGGCGCGCTGGAGGTGCCGGGCGACTTCACCGAGGAGGCGGGGTACCGCGCGGCCGAGGCGCTGCTGGCCGCCGATCCCCGCCCCACCGCGGTGTTCGCCGCGAACGACTCGATGGCCATCGGGCTGATCAGCGCGCTGCGCGAGGCGGGTGTCTCCGTCCCCGCCGACATCGCCGTGGCGGGGTTCGACGACATCCCCATCGCCCGCTACCTGACCCCGCCGCTCTCCTCGGTGCGCGTGTCGCCGAACGAGCTGGGCGCGCGGGCGATGGAGCAGCTGGTGCGCGCGGTGGGGGGCGAGAACCGGCACGCCCGCATCCACGAGACGATCCCCACCGCGCTGGCCCTCCGCGGCTCGTGCGGCTGCAACGGGGCGAGCCGCGACGCGCGGTCGCTGCCGCCCTGA
- a CDS encoding TonB-dependent receptor → MRNDVRTRLARGFALACILALWPAGGAGAQTTTGAIRGYVRGANSAPVAGARVTATNTENGLERSAVSSPNGFYTIPGLQPGPYTLAVRMMGMGDQSRTVRLLVGQTLDQNFDLTTQAVTLQGLTAVAAPVQETRTSEVATNVTREQVEALPTPDRNFLGLAILAPGTQLQGDRLDATRKTFTAGAQNAEQVNVFIDGASYKNDILQGGVAGQDASRGNPFPRNAIREFRVITQNYKAEYQKASSAIITATTQSGTNRWETSGFLNYQPARWFALDSFQLRDKHANPGTFTRPDFRRYQYGANAGGPLIRDRLFVFGSFERNDQNRGTRVAITPPTGFPAIDSINFAQYNGLFDQPFRSTLVFGKLSFNHTEHSFFEGSWHLRHENDVRDFGGLTSFQSATRFKNDVNTGILKHNYANGDLLNEATLSFQRYRYNPTPNTPGMVNRFFGFGCCAQIGSNISVQDFAQTRISLRNDATWSGLHLAGEHVIKGGGNVDFLNYDITKRNSENLRFVYEPWWYNFSIPQRVEFQTGDPDFGARNTQVGLFIQDDWSPVERLVLNLGIRWDYESHMMNYDYVTPRAIVDSLTKYQDRLFLPLDPDRYFTDGNDRHPFTGAFQPRLGFSFSLDQEGRTAVFGGWGIFYDRTLFDQALEESFALQHPSYRIEFDTTNAPGKLKWDPAFLQGGPAVVQQLISNRAFNTPEVKLLPNDLKPPRAQHFNLGVRHAFGSLQASAAYTGVRSKNVMTFYWANQNFVCPQRSFAVAGCFQSRGIPGWGTILFADDQGKTWYDALQLQLDRPYRGTPGRAGWGAGLAVTLARRYTQGFNDLFSFPNPVDYPKQRRNDEPLRIVGNWVVDLPFAWGVQFSGLLNLGAGTRQDVGGRFDCQNANTCFAGGGFEPEKFSFIIPHAFAYRNLDLRLRKDFVNVRGTRVGVTADLFNAFNFNNFGCFNVFDRASDTFGQAGCTVSDARRFQLGVEFNRR, encoded by the coding sequence ATGAGAAACGACGTTCGCACGAGGCTGGCCCGCGGGTTCGCGCTCGCCTGCATCCTCGCGCTCTGGCCGGCCGGCGGGGCGGGCGCGCAGACCACCACCGGCGCCATCCGCGGCTACGTGCGCGGCGCGAACAGCGCGCCCGTGGCCGGCGCGCGGGTGACGGCGACCAACACCGAGAACGGGCTGGAGCGCTCCGCCGTCAGCAGCCCCAACGGCTTCTACACCATCCCCGGGCTGCAGCCGGGGCCGTACACGCTGGCGGTGCGGATGATGGGGATGGGCGACCAGTCGCGCACCGTGCGGCTGCTGGTGGGCCAGACGCTGGACCAGAACTTCGACCTGACCACCCAGGCCGTCACCCTGCAGGGGCTGACCGCGGTGGCCGCGCCGGTGCAGGAGACGCGCACCAGCGAGGTGGCCACCAACGTCACCCGCGAGCAGGTGGAGGCGCTCCCCACGCCCGACCGCAACTTCCTGGGCCTGGCCATCCTCGCCCCGGGAACGCAGCTGCAGGGCGACCGGCTGGACGCCACGCGCAAGACCTTCACCGCCGGCGCGCAGAACGCCGAGCAGGTGAACGTCTTCATCGACGGGGCCAGCTACAAGAACGACATCCTGCAGGGCGGGGTGGCGGGGCAGGACGCCAGCCGCGGCAACCCCTTCCCGCGCAACGCCATCCGCGAGTTCCGGGTGATCACCCAGAACTACAAGGCCGAGTACCAGAAGGCCAGCAGCGCCATCATCACCGCCACCACGCAGTCGGGGACCAACCGCTGGGAGACGAGCGGGTTCCTCAACTACCAGCCGGCCCGCTGGTTCGCGCTGGACAGCTTCCAGCTGCGCGACAAGCACGCCAACCCCGGCACCTTCACCCGGCCGGACTTCCGGCGCTACCAGTACGGCGCCAACGCCGGCGGCCCGCTCATCCGCGACCGGCTGTTCGTGTTCGGCTCGTTCGAGCGCAACGACCAGAACCGCGGCACGCGCGTGGCCATCACCCCGCCCACCGGGTTCCCGGCGATCGACTCCATCAACTTCGCCCAGTACAACGGGCTGTTCGACCAGCCGTTCCGCTCCACCCTGGTGTTCGGCAAGCTCTCGTTCAACCACACCGAGCACTCGTTCTTCGAGGGGAGCTGGCACCTGCGGCACGAGAACGACGTGCGCGACTTCGGCGGGCTGACCTCGTTCCAGAGCGCCACGCGCTTCAAGAACGACGTCAACACGGGGATCCTGAAGCACAACTACGCCAACGGCGACCTGCTGAACGAGGCCACGCTCTCCTTCCAGCGCTACCGCTACAACCCCACGCCCAACACGCCGGGGATGGTGAACCGCTTCTTCGGCTTCGGCTGCTGCGCGCAGATCGGCAGCAACATCTCGGTGCAGGACTTCGCGCAGACGCGCATCTCGCTGCGCAACGACGCCACCTGGAGCGGGCTGCACCTGGCGGGCGAGCACGTGATCAAGGGCGGCGGCAACGTCGACTTCCTGAACTACGACATCACCAAGCGCAACTCCGAGAACCTGCGCTTCGTGTACGAGCCGTGGTGGTACAACTTCTCCATCCCCCAGCGCGTCGAGTTCCAGACGGGCGACCCCGACTTCGGCGCGCGCAACACGCAGGTGGGGCTGTTCATCCAGGACGACTGGAGCCCGGTCGAGCGGCTGGTGCTGAACCTTGGCATCCGGTGGGACTACGAGTCCCACATGATGAACTACGACTACGTAACGCCGCGGGCGATCGTCGACTCGCTCACCAAGTACCAGGACCGGCTCTTCCTGCCGCTGGACCCCGACCGCTACTTCACCGACGGCAACGACCGGCACCCCTTCACCGGCGCCTTCCAGCCGCGGCTGGGCTTCTCCTTCTCGCTGGACCAGGAGGGCAGGACGGCGGTGTTCGGGGGATGGGGGATCTTCTACGACCGCACCCTCTTCGACCAGGCGCTGGAGGAGAGCTTCGCGCTGCAGCACCCCAGCTACCGGATCGAGTTCGACACCACCAACGCGCCCGGCAAGCTGAAGTGGGACCCGGCGTTCCTGCAGGGCGGCCCCGCGGTGGTGCAGCAGCTGATCTCCAACCGCGCGTTCAACACGCCCGAGGTCAAGCTGCTGCCGAACGACCTGAAGCCGCCGCGCGCGCAGCACTTCAACCTGGGCGTGCGCCACGCGTTCGGCTCGCTGCAGGCGTCGGCGGCGTACACGGGGGTGCGCAGCAAGAACGTGATGACCTTCTACTGGGCCAACCAGAACTTCGTCTGCCCGCAGCGCTCCTTCGCCGTGGCGGGGTGCTTCCAGAGCCGCGGGATCCCGGGATGGGGGACGATCCTGTTCGCCGACGACCAGGGGAAGACCTGGTACGACGCGCTGCAGCTGCAGCTGGACCGGCCGTACCGCGGCACGCCCGGGCGCGCGGGGTGGGGCGCGGGGCTGGCGGTGACGCTGGCGCGGCGCTACACGCAGGGGTTCAACGACCTGTTCTCGTTCCCCAACCCGGTGGACTATCCCAAGCAGCGCCGCAACGACGAGCCGCTGCGCATCGTGGGCAACTGGGTGGTGGACCTCCCCTTCGCCTGGGGCGTGCAGTTCAGCGGGCTGCTGAACCTGGGCGCGGGCACGCGGCAGGACGTGGGCGGGCGCTTCGACTGCCAGAACGCCAACACCTGCTTCGCGGGCGGCGGCTTCGAGCCGGAGAAGTTCTCGTTCATCATCCCGCACGCCTTCGCGTACCGGAACCTGGACCTGCGGCTGCGCAAGGACTTCGTGAACGTGCGCGGCACGCGCGTGGGAGTGACGGCGGACCTGTTCAACGCCTTCAACTTCAACAACTTCGGGTGCTTCAACGTGTTCGACCGGGCGAGCGACACCTTCGGCCAGGCCGGGTGCACCGTCAGCGACGCGCGCCGCTTCCAGCTGGGGGTGGAGTTCAACCGCCGATGA